In the genome of Telluria beijingensis, one region contains:
- a CDS encoding muconate/chloromuconate family cycloisomerase: MIREIETSLVDVPTIRPHKLSVATMNTQTLVLVRIRCEDGIEGWGEATTIGGLNYGEESPDSIKVNIDRHIAPLLKGMDASSPAHAMALLRKTIQGNRFAKCAIETALLDAQGQRLGVPVSELLGGRVRDALPVAWTLASGDTAKDIAEAEHMLDIRRHRIFKLKIGARSVREDVDHVLAIKRALGERASVRVDVNQAWSELDAVRGIAALEAGGIDLVEQPVRADNRAALRRLAARFDVAVMADEALHGPVDAFDIARTDGADVYAVKIAQSGGLFPAQQVASVAQLAGIGLYGGTMLEGGVGTAASAHLCSTWTDLSWGTELFGPLLLTEELLQEPLVYRDFTLQVPTGPGLGVRIDTEKLHHLRRKS; this comes from the coding sequence ATGATTCGAGAGATCGAAACAAGCCTGGTCGATGTCCCGACCATTCGTCCCCACAAGCTGTCGGTGGCGACGATGAATACGCAGACGCTGGTGCTGGTGCGCATCCGCTGCGAGGACGGTATCGAGGGCTGGGGCGAGGCCACCACGATCGGTGGCCTGAACTACGGCGAGGAAAGCCCGGACAGTATCAAGGTCAATATCGATCGTCACATCGCCCCGCTGCTCAAGGGCATGGACGCCAGCAGCCCGGCCCATGCCATGGCGCTGCTGCGCAAGACCATCCAGGGCAACCGCTTCGCCAAGTGCGCGATCGAGACCGCGCTGCTGGACGCCCAGGGCCAGCGCCTGGGCGTGCCGGTCAGCGAGCTGCTCGGCGGCAGGGTGCGCGACGCGCTGCCAGTAGCCTGGACCCTGGCCAGCGGCGACACGGCAAAGGATATCGCCGAGGCCGAGCACATGCTCGACATCCGGCGCCACCGCATCTTCAAGCTCAAGATCGGCGCGCGCAGCGTCAGGGAAGACGTGGACCACGTGCTGGCCATCAAGCGCGCGCTGGGCGAGCGCGCCAGCGTGCGGGTCGACGTCAACCAGGCCTGGTCCGAACTGGATGCGGTGCGCGGCATCGCCGCGCTCGAAGCCGGCGGCATCGACCTGGTCGAGCAGCCGGTGCGCGCCGACAACCGCGCCGCGCTGCGCCGCCTGGCCGCCCGCTTCGACGTGGCGGTCATGGCCGACGAAGCCCTGCACGGGCCGGTGGATGCCTTCGACATCGCACGCACCGATGGCGCCGATGTCTACGCGGTCAAGATCGCCCAGAGCGGCGGCCTGTTCCCCGCCCAGCAGGTCGCCAGCGTGGCCCAGCTGGCCGGCATCGGCCTGTATGGCGGCACCATGCTCGAAGGCGGCGTCGGCACCGCCGCCAGCGCCCACCTGTGCTCGACCTGGACCGACCTGTCCTGGGGCACCGAATTGTTCGGCCCCTTGCTGCTCACCGAAGAACTGCTGCAGGAGCCGCTGGTCTACCGCGACTTCACGCTGCAGGTGCCGACCGGGCCGGGCCTGGGCGTACGGATCGATACCGAGAAGCTGCACCACCTGCGCCGCAAGTCATAA
- a CDS encoding LysR family transcriptional regulator codes for MELRHLRYFVAVADERNFTRAAERLNIAQPPLSRQIQQLEEELGVVLIEKGSRPVRLTEAGKFFHAHAQELLEQAANLKAMTQRVGKIDRKFAIGFVASTLYGLLPEIVRRFRARYQTLDISFHELATIEQIAALKDGRIDVGFGRLRIEDHAIRRILLREEPLIVALPVGHRLAGVDGPVRLADVSQEALLVYPKQPRPSYADQVLAIFRERMLLPQKVIEVRELQIAIGLVGAGQGVAIVPKSLQGMIRTDVVYKALDEPGAVSPIMFSVRQMDRSPELTNMLEVIYEIYEEMGIAHTRHRL; via the coding sequence ATGGAATTGCGCCATTTGCGTTACTTCGTCGCTGTCGCCGACGAGCGCAATTTCACGCGGGCGGCCGAGCGGCTGAACATCGCGCAGCCGCCGTTGAGCAGGCAGATCCAGCAGCTGGAAGAAGAACTCGGCGTGGTGCTGATCGAAAAGGGGTCGCGCCCGGTGCGCCTGACCGAGGCCGGCAAGTTCTTCCATGCGCATGCGCAGGAATTGCTGGAGCAGGCAGCCAACCTGAAGGCGATGACGCAGCGCGTCGGCAAGATCGACCGCAAGTTCGCGATCGGGTTCGTTGCCTCGACCTTGTATGGCTTGCTACCGGAGATCGTGCGGCGCTTTCGTGCCCGCTACCAGACGCTGGACATCAGCTTCCATGAACTGGCCACGATCGAGCAGATCGCGGCGCTGAAGGATGGGCGGATCGATGTCGGCTTCGGCCGCCTCAGGATCGAGGACCACGCCATCCGGCGCATCCTGTTGCGCGAGGAGCCGCTGATCGTGGCGCTTCCGGTGGGGCATCGCCTCGCGGGCGTGGACGGTCCGGTCAGGTTGGCGGATGTGAGCCAGGAAGCCCTGCTCGTCTATCCGAAGCAGCCGCGGCCTAGTTATGCCGACCAGGTGCTGGCGATTTTTCGCGAACGCATGCTGCTGCCGCAAAAGGTGATCGAGGTGAGGGAGCTGCAGATTGCGATTGGGCTGGTTGGTGCGGGCCAGGGGGTGGCGATCGTGCCCAAGAGCCTACAGGGCATGATTAGGACCGATGTGGTGTACAAGGCGCTGGATGAGCCGGGCGCGGTGTCGCCGATCATGTTCAGTGTGCGGCAGATGGATCGGTCGCCGGAGTTGACGAATATGCTGGAGGTGATTTATGAGATTTATGAGGAGATGGGGATTGCGCATACCAGGCATCGGCTGTGA
- a CDS encoding suppressor of fused domain protein, which yields MSSLEEVWAYREETLYPALFGEMCRGIFPLNAELFSNTFGQEEVDPRWLHLGVLEYGPTPNRSSWLYVSSGGSTPWETEPDEYDVDAYSWLGVEFVIEAPSQADWPIRVLQRVLAYQVLLAHGRLGDYSPLDYGHRLPVGGTVDGSTSSELTCLAIAKPTHYPSLAQLPSGKFDFLHVVGITEQERDFAKATSTAELIAQLMSNKAFPVTDPARPGTSLSTDG from the coding sequence TTGAGTTCACTTGAAGAAGTTTGGGCGTACAGAGAAGAGACCTTGTATCCGGCGCTCTTTGGTGAGATGTGTAGAGGTATTTTCCCGTTGAATGCCGAGCTGTTCTCAAACACCTTTGGGCAAGAAGAAGTCGATCCGCGCTGGTTGCACCTTGGGGTCCTGGAGTACGGACCGACTCCCAATAGATCTTCCTGGCTGTATGTATCTTCAGGAGGGTCTACGCCGTGGGAGACCGAGCCTGACGAATACGATGTCGATGCCTATTCCTGGCTAGGTGTCGAGTTTGTCATTGAAGCGCCGTCACAGGCGGATTGGCCTATCCGCGTGTTACAACGCGTACTGGCTTACCAAGTGCTGTTGGCACATGGGCGGCTTGGCGACTATTCCCCTTTGGATTACGGTCATCGTCTCCCGGTTGGCGGAACGGTAGACGGCAGTACAAGTTCAGAATTAACCTGTCTGGCTATCGCAAAGCCAACACATTATCCCTCTTTAGCCCAGCTACCATCCGGGAAATTCGATTTCTTGCACGTCGTTGGCATCACCGAGCAAGAGCGCGATTTCGCGAAAGCGACATCTACTGCGGAGTTGATTGCACAGCTGATGTCAAATAAGGCTTTCCCAGTTACAGACCCGGCCCGACCCGGAACGTCGTTGTCGACAGACGGCTAA
- the rfaE2 gene encoding D-glycero-beta-D-manno-heptose 1-phosphate adenylyltransferase, producing MPSFENKICTRAELAARIAALPQPVVLTNGVFDILHRGHVTYLAQARELGGSLVVAVNTDASVKRLGKGDDRPHNTLADRMAVLAALESVALVVEFDEDTALEVVQEGRPDIYAKGGDYVMDQIPEGQAVLAYGGRAVAIDFEHDRSTTKLVARIRG from the coding sequence ATGCCTTCATTTGAAAATAAGATATGCACGCGCGCCGAGCTGGCTGCGCGTATCGCTGCATTGCCGCAACCGGTCGTGCTGACCAATGGCGTGTTCGACATCCTGCACCGAGGTCACGTGACTTACCTGGCGCAGGCGCGTGAGCTGGGTGGTTCGCTGGTAGTGGCGGTGAATACCGATGCGTCGGTCAAGCGCCTGGGCAAGGGCGACGACCGTCCGCATAACACGCTGGCCGACCGCATGGCGGTGCTGGCGGCGCTTGAATCGGTGGCGCTGGTAGTTGAGTTCGACGAGGATACGGCGCTGGAAGTGGTGCAGGAGGGACGGCCCGATATCTATGCCAAGGGCGGTGATTACGTCATGGATCAGATCCCGGAGGGGCAGGCGGTGCTGGCCTATGGGGGCAGGGCGGTGGCGATCGATTTCGAGCATGATCGGTCTACGACCAAGCTGGTGGCGCGCATTCGGGGTTAA
- a CDS encoding PilT/PilU family type 4a pilus ATPase, with protein MSATFGPAEAQAYIHKLLTVMHHQGGSDLFISADFPPSIKHQGAMKALSQQRLSGEVTRALALSIMNERQRAEFETEMECNFAISLPGVCRFRVNVYVQQQSVGMVVRTIASEIPNFEKLDLPEVLKDVVMTKRGLVLVVGGTGSGKSTTLAAMIDYRNSNSAGHIITVEDPVEYVHKNKNCLVTHREVGVDTLSWHHALKNTLRQAPDVILIGEIRDTETMEHAIAFAETGHLCLGTLHANNANQTMDRIINFFPEERRNQLLMDLSSNLRAIVSQRLVRTEDGKGRKAAIEILLNTPTIGEMILKGNFHSIKEIMHKSRELGMCTFDQALFELYNKGLISYDEAIRNADSANGLRLQIKLSGERREPSAGVAARPAELSMAIEEEPDEEPPKH; from the coding sequence ATGTCTGCGACGTTCGGCCCGGCGGAAGCCCAGGCCTATATCCACAAGCTTCTTACCGTGATGCACCACCAGGGCGGCTCCGATCTCTTCATCTCGGCTGACTTTCCTCCGAGCATCAAGCACCAGGGGGCGATGAAGGCGCTCAGCCAGCAGCGCCTGTCGGGCGAGGTCACGCGCGCGCTCGCGCTGTCGATCATGAACGAACGCCAGCGCGCGGAGTTCGAGACCGAGATGGAGTGCAATTTCGCGATCTCGCTGCCGGGCGTGTGCCGTTTTCGCGTCAACGTCTATGTGCAGCAGCAGAGTGTGGGCATGGTGGTGCGTACGATTGCGTCCGAGATCCCCAACTTCGAGAAGCTCGACCTGCCCGAGGTGCTGAAGGACGTGGTGATGACCAAGCGCGGCCTGGTGCTGGTGGTTGGCGGCACCGGGTCCGGCAAGTCGACTACCTTGGCGGCGATGATCGACTACCGCAACAGCAATTCGGCTGGCCATATCATCACGGTGGAAGATCCGGTGGAGTATGTCCACAAGAACAAGAACTGCCTGGTGACGCACCGCGAAGTCGGCGTCGATACGCTGTCTTGGCACCATGCGCTGAAGAACACGCTACGTCAGGCGCCGGACGTGATCCTGATCGGCGAGATCCGCGATACCGAGACCATGGAACATGCGATCGCCTTTGCCGAGACTGGGCACCTGTGCCTTGGCACGCTGCACGCGAATAATGCGAACCAGACGATGGATAGGATCATCAACTTCTTCCCGGAAGAGCGGCGCAACCAGCTGCTGATGGATTTGTCGTCGAACCTGCGCGCCATCGTTTCGCAGCGACTGGTGCGCACCGAGGATGGCAAGGGCCGCAAGGCGGCCATCGAAATCCTGCTGAACACGCCGACTATCGGCGAGATGATCCTCAAAGGGAACTTCCATAGCATCAAGGAGATCATGCACAAGTCGCGCGAGCTTGGCATGTGCACCTTTGATCAGGCCTTGTTCGAGCTGTATAACAAGGGGTTGATCAGCTACGACGAGGCGATCCGCAATGCGGATTCGGCCAATGGTCTGCGACTGCAGATCAAGTTGTCGGGTGAGCGCAGGGAGCCCAGCGCTGGCGTCGCGGCGCGGCCGGCCGAGCTGTCGATGGCGATCGAGGAAGAGCCCGACGAAGAACCTCCAAAACACTGA